From Zea mays cultivar B73 chromosome 3, Zm-B73-REFERENCE-NAM-5.0, whole genome shotgun sequence:
CCAACCTTGACATCTTTTAAGGCAGTTTGTCCATGTATCATGATTACAAAATCAGAATTCTGTAACGACTTTATCTGTTGTTTTTTTGTAAGTCATGAATATATTTTGAAAAGGCAGTTTTCCAGTTTGATTCTCATGCtgctttttttttttaaaaaaaatgtcgCTCGGCTGCCTATTTTttcgaaagcgcaggagaactgtGCATCTTTGTAGATAATAGAGAAAACAGGTCTTACAGAAAGAACAACACCCACACGGACACACACAACACGCTACAACCAACCAGGGACTACCTGGATGCCCTGAGGGTGTCAGCTAAAGCAAAACTACCTAACAAAGCTTTTTGAATAATGGGCTGGAAAGTTGATATACCTGAAGTAAAAAGGGAATCTGTCCTTACCTTTTTTAAGAGTATGAATGAAATATATGAAGATGTCAGCCATGGATGTTAGTTTTCACCAGTTTGAAGTTTGAACTTCTTTTGTTCACACTCTACTGAGCCTTATAATTTTTCGCTGGCATGCTTAATCATTTGACTAGTTTGAATCTTAGTTTCAGTTATGTCAAATTTTTATTCTTTAATGTCGTGTAACTCTATAAGAAAATCTTAATATTTTTTCCTGTTTTCTAGGTTACTGTGCCTTTGTAGATGCAGAGCACGCTTTGGatccagctctcgccgagtcaattGGTGTTGACACTAACAATTTACTCCTTTCTCAGCCCGATTGTGCTGAGCAGGCACTCAGTCTTGTGGACACACTGATTCGAAGTGGATCTGTTGATGTTGTTGTAGTAGACAGTGTAAGACCTAGGTCTATCTAGCTGCTTCACCGATCTTTTTTTTCTCATCTTAAGCGGGGTTGCTTTCTATTTGTGCAATATTGCAGTTCCTTACGAGTTTTGAAGAACATTTTCCAACTGGCAGTTCGATCTTAATAACTTCAAAGACTCCCTTTGTTACTGAAGTTAGTTGCACAGTTCATATTATCTTATTCTACTATGCAGGTTGCTGCGCTTGTTCCAAAGACTGAGCTTGATGGTGAGATGGGTGATGCACATATTGCTCTTCAGGCTAGGTTGATGAGTCAAGCCCTTCGCAAGCTTAGCCACTCCCTTTCACTTTCACAAACAATTTTGTTATTTATTAATCAGGTATTAATCATACATAATATTCTCGGTGTTAGTTGAAGTAATTTATTTATAATTTATTCCATTATGTATCTTATTGAAGCGAAGCTTCACATAAGTCAGAAGATTGTTGCCATATTTTTTACCCTCAAGTTCTGGAATTACATGCTCCTTAAGCAAAAAGGAATGCCACTGTAAATTAGGAAACTTTAGCATATATTTCTATATTTTGAAGAGATACCTGGTTCTTCCTGTGCAAGCTTACCAATTTTTGCATGCAATTGATCATTTGTTTTCTTATGCAGTTATATCCTTTCTTTTCCTTAAAATAGCCTGTAGTTTTGCTGCCAACTTAGTCTCTTTGTCTCCATTGTAGATCAGGGCCAAGGTAGCCACATTTGGATTTGGAGGACCAACTGAGGTTACTTCTGGTGGCAACGCCTTGAAGTTTTATGCATCTGTTCGCTTGAACATCAGGCGTATTGGTTTGGTAAAGAAAGGCGAAGAGGTATTGCATATGTTTGGCATTTACCTGATTAGTTTAGTCTCATACTATAACGTATGAAATTCAGTAAGTTCACAGCGTGACTTTGATTTAACAGAGATATACATGTCTTTATGAGACCTATTTAACTGAGCCACTACTAGACACATGTAATAGGCATCTACATGTGTTGTCTGAAACAGTATGCACTCTGTGTAGCTTTTGAATGATGATTCCTTCCATTTGCAGACAATAGGTAGTCAGATTGCTGTGAAGATTGTAAAAAACAAGCATGCCCCACCCTTCAAGACTGCACAGTTTGAGCTTGAATTTGGAAAGGGGATATGCCGCAGTTCTGAGCTTTTTGAACTTGGATTGAAGCACAAGCTTATCCGAAAGAGTGGTGGTTCGTATTATAGTTTCAATGGTAAGGCTTTCAATGGTAAAAGTAACCTTAAATCTTACCTTACTGAAAACAAGAGTGTTGCCAATGATCTGGAGATGGAACTAAAGAGATTGATGGGAACTGATGCGTCTAAAGAGCAGGAGGCAGGAGACAGTTCGCAGAGTGATTTTCCTGAAGAGAGTGTCACACCTGAAGCATCGTCAGAAGAGGATCTGGGAGCCATAATTGAAGGTTAGCCAGTGATCTGATGTGCTGGCAAGTGGGAACAGAATTTCTGGAGCAGTTGTTCCTGTAAAACAATATCTTGGGTCCTGAAGTCACCACCGTTTGGATCGACATGCCTGTGGTGTTCTGGTGATCTCATCATAGCAGACTTCAGTCTTTACTGTGCTTATACAGTAGTGCAGCAGGAAGAGAATTCACATTGTGTGAAATCATGGTGATATCTGAGAGGTGGAAGTTGTAGTAAGCCGGGAAGGGTGAGGTATTGTGGTCCGTGGCATTTAAACTTCAGTAAGCAAACGCCGTGTATATATGATGTGCACATTTTGAAACCGGGCATTCTTTATTGACTGCTGCTAGATTTACATTGAGCTCCCTCCACTTCCAATACCTACCTTTTTTTTGCGTGGAGCTAGTTTTTTGGATGGTGCTTCTGCGGAAGCCTGTTGCTGGAAGATCCAATGTCGTAGAGCTGGGGCATTTCTGACCTTGGCTGATCTATGTTCGCCGATCAgactagggctggaaaaaaagctcaagctcgacgagctggctcgggctcgcagcagctcggctcggctcggaccggctcgacgctcagaacgagcccgagccgagcctgtttttgtggctcgtgaaaagagcgagccagctcggctcggctcggtgcagctcgcgagctggctcgtggctcgatccaacaacaatttgttacataaaatcttaattagcatataatattagtacaaagtagacaataatttatgttatttgagaatactatacaaaaataatctattttctatattatatttgtgatatatctattttactaatttaaaatatgttatttaaaatatttttaagattttatattataatttagagagcagATTTAAATTTATGCCTGGACTCGTTGGCtcggcgagccggctcgcgagcctggagcgagccgagccgagccgctttTTCGAGCTCGTCAGatgagcgagccgagccgagcttgtTGCGTGAACGAgccgagcgagccgagccgagctcggctcgtttccacccctaGATCAGACCAAGACAGGTTCTTTTCCTGGACTGTCCATTGCTCCCCTCTTTTCTGTCTTTTTACATGCATGTTTTCTTGGAGGAATGGTTACCATATAGCCTGTTCATCCAGCAAAGGGCCATCTTTTTCCCTTTATATCTGTTTATCATAAAAGTGGCTTCCTTTTCAGGTTCCAGCTGAGGCACGAAACGATGCCTTGCTGGCAGTACTTTTCGTTTCGTTCGTTGTGGCGTAAACAGGTCCAAGGTGATTCGATAGTACTACCTCACTGCCTCTATCATT
This genomic window contains:
- the LOC100384162 gene encoding putative recA DNA recombination family protein; translated protein: MTTLLRRASLRRVIAAAAASSFHPESYKQGICGSTFHCREFASKAKKKSSGTDSGEENMSKKDLALHQAIDQITSAFGKGAIMWLGRSQGHRDVPVVSTGSLDLDMALGTGGLPKGRVVEVYGPEASGKTTLALHVIAEAQKNGGYCAFVDAEHALDPALAESIGVDTNNLLLSQPDCAEQALSLVDTLIRSGSVDVVVVDSVAALVPKTELDGEMGDAHIALQARLMSQALRKLSHSLSLSQTILLFINQIRAKVATFGFGGPTEVTSGGNALKFYASVRLNIRRIGLVKKGEETIGSQIAVKIVKNKHAPPFKTAQFELEFGKGICRSSELFELGLKHKLIRKSGGSYYSFNGKAFNGKSNLKSYLTENKSVANDLEMELKRLMGTDASKEQEAGDSSQSDFPEESVTPEASSEEDLGAIIEG